A genomic region of Bactrocera dorsalis isolate Fly_Bdor chromosome 3, ASM2337382v1, whole genome shotgun sequence contains the following coding sequences:
- the LOC105228925 gene encoding uncharacterized protein LOC105228925 isoform X5: MRRMPKFDLALSSKASTLLLALLCGLGCLGFIRAERDFNFNDSQVPLLEPRDEPAHIHYGHDPYSVELSSCRSENSEIVLSLVLKSHDWTDLSENRKNKVLDKLSKFFAIPKEFIVMESATKRELSEMQKEAIRRGYNKCHNSNKHPLGRVSFVLGCGSKSFTMSESIKKQIGAQMKDGCIDNITGEKFGWWVIWRKLYKARAQRNRRQAEGSGADEADDADYEYEYDDDDEDVVENITEPPVTTTHAHRHHHGVGQLERMQQQSQLQQILKQTTKTFDNNTDATLTPKGGANAEEVIRNGAEGATTTTSVHLSIAETTTSSDITTTTITLTTTNAEGVMRKDDNETNTLFSEPDASRTPPTTPQGADAASPTSSLTSPTTSTFGTTPTTSVSTDATAPTLPSTDYVEPKAENTPPMIRTRLQKFAVTSGKAFSYSVPQDAFYDTEDLTNLRLDLTDKDDRELKASSWLQFNPETHVLYGLPLDDSVSKWQYRLTATDSGNDSVTETLEISVQQHRGVRTVNHEISITVKINEKNIHNIDWQLKLMRDVASTLGDENTNSLVVREIRPMPQDPNTATFVYFNETFPTNECPEAELNKLVKRLDASRLSDLVYPTLSVKSITGQLIGACQKSHITKPKPTTHMATNVPPLPRNQVDRVNATVGHLLVYKVPSDTFYDPNDNEQLTLTLKTKDHKELNPRHWLQFDSKNQEFYGIPKSGDAGSEEYLLVAQDAGGLSATDALVVVVNHAPKKEFSVYFKAYLAIRHEQFNADLQRKFVERISQLFGDQTTQYVQIRSVTTHHDSDSTIVNFYNTSLYKSHNRCPEEEIEAVRSVYLIKDHMVRDHVKKILGPELNLTNVQALPLGLCHPQTDIIHRDYVPTKPDQPTLKSSFSEEYMYTIILPAVIIVSMILIACLIACCLHRRRRKSGKMELGDEEERRSFRKKNIPVIFQDELDEKPEIGNKSPIILKDEKPPLLPPSYNTSNMNGDNDVDEYVPPPAVVVGGREARGKSPATPSYRKPPPYVSP, encoded by the exons ATGCGACGAATGCCAAAATTTGACTTAGCGTTATCAAGCAAAGCGTCGACGCTGCTGCTGGCGCTGCTGTGCGGGCTCGGCTGTCTGGGCTTTATACGCGCGGAGCGTGATTTCAACTTTAACGACTCgcag gTTCCTTTACTTGAACCACGTGACGAACCAGCACACATCCACTACGGCCATGATCCATATTCGGTGGAGCTGTCGAGCTGTCGCTCGGAAAACAGCGAAATTGTGCTCTCTTTAGTGCTCAAAAGCCACGATTGGACGGATTTGAGTGAAAATAGGAAGAACAAAGTTCTAGACAAACTATCCAAGTTCTTCGCCATACCGAAG GAATTCATCGTTATGGAATCTGCCACAAAACGTGAACTCAGCGAAATGCAGAAGGAGGCAATACGCAGAGGTTACAACAAGTGCCATAATAGCAATAAACACCCACTGGGACGAGTTAGCTTTGtg CTCGGCTGCGGTTCCAAATCCTTCACAATGAGTGAATCTATAAAGAAGCAAATAGGTGCTCAGATGAAAGACGGTTGTATTGACAATATAACGGGCGAAAAATTCGGCTGGTGGGTGATTTGGCGCAAGCTCTACAAAGCGag AGCGCAACGTAATCGCCGCCAAGCTGAGGGTTCCGGCGCTGATGAAGCCGATGATGCTGACTATGAATACGAGTACGATGACGATGATGAGGACGTTGT tGAAAACATAACCGAACCGCCCGTAACCACCACACATGCGCATCGTCATCACCACGGTGTTGGACAG TTAGAACGTAtgcaacaacaatcacaactaCAGCAAATacttaaacaaacaacaaaaacatttgatAACAACACTGACGCGACGCTGACGCCAAAGGGCGGCGCAAATGCGGAAGAAGTCATTAGAAATGGCGCAGAgggcgcaacaacaacaacaagcgtgcATCTGTCAATAGCAGAAACAACAACGAGCAGtgatataacaacaacaacaataaccttAACGACAACAAACGCTGAAGGCGTCATGAGAAAG GATGACAATGAGACAAACACTTTGTTCTCCGAACCAGATGCGAGTCGCACG CCACCGACTACACCACAAGGTGCCGACGCTGCGTCGCCTACTTCTTCGTTAACCTCACCAACAACTTCCACCTTTGGCACAACACCAACAACCTCCGTCAGCACTGATGCCACGGCGCCGACGCTGCCCTCTACCGACTATGTGGAGCCAAAGGCAGAGAATACACCGCCAATGATACGCACACGCCTGCAGAAATTCGCTGTGACCTCGGGCAAGGCCTTCTCGTACTCAGTGCCGCAGGATGCCTTCTACGATACGGAGGATCTCACAAATCTACGCTTAGATTTGACGGATAAAGATGATCGTGAATTGAAGGCATCATCGTGGTTACAATTCAACCCCGAAACACATGTACTATATGGATT ACCCCTGGATGATTCGGTGTCAAAATGGCAATACCGTTTAACGGCAACCGACTCTGGCAATGATTCAGTAACGGAAACTCTAGAGATATCTGTGCAACAGCATCGCGGTGTGCGTACCGTTAATCACGAGATCAGCATTACCGTCAAGATCAACGAGAAGAACATACACAACATTGACTGGCAGCTGAAATTAATGCGCG ATGTTGCCTCAACGCTGGGTGACGAAAACACCAACTCGTTGGTTGTACGCGAAATACGCCCAATGCCACAGGATCCAAATACCGCTACCTTTGTATACTTCAATGAGACCTTCCCCACCAATGAGTGTCCCGAGGCAGAGCTCAATAAGCTAGTCAAGCGTTTAGATGCCAGCCGCTTAAGCGATTTGGTGTATCCTACACTGAGTGTGAAATCCATAACGGGTCAGTTGATTGGCGCTTGTCAGAAATCGCACATTACCAAACCGAAACCAACGACACATATGGCGACAAACGTGCCACCGCTGCCACGCAATCAAGTGGATCGCGTTAATGCTACCGTTGGTCATTTGCTCGTCTACAAAGTACCCAGCGATACGTTCTACGATCCGAACGATAACGAACAACTGACATTAACGCTGAAGACGAAGGATCACAAAGAGCTGAACCCGCGTCATTGGTTACAGTTCGACTCGAAAAATCAGGAATTCTATGGCATACCAAAGAGTGGTGATGCCGGCTCAGAGGAATACTTGCTCGTAGCACAAGATGCTGGCGGCCTAAGCGCCACCGACGCTCTGGTTGTGGTGGTGAATCATGCGCCGAAGAAAGAATTTAGTGTCTACTTTAAAGCCTATCTGGCCATACGACACGAGCAATTCAATGCAGATCTGCAGCGTAAATTTGTGGAACGCATTTCTCAACTGTTCGGCGATCAAACCACACAATACGTGCAAATACGTTCAGTGACAACGCATCACGACTCGGATAGCACAATTGTGAATTTCTACAATACGAGCTTGTACAAGTCGCATAATCGTTGTCCCGAAGAGGAAATCGAGGCTGTACGCAGCGTATACCTAATTAAGGATCATATGGTGCGCGATCATGTGAAAAAGATTTTAGGACCTGAATTGAACCTGACCAATGTGCAAGCATTGCCGTTAGGCTTGTGCCATC cacaaACTGATATCATCCACCGCGACTATGTGCCGACGAAACCCGATCAGCCAACTCTGAAATCGAGCTTCAGCGAGGAGTATATGTACACAATCATTTTGCCAGCGGTGATTATTGTCAGCATGATCTTAATTGCTTGTCTCATTGCGTGTTGTTTACATCGTCGCCGTCGTAAGAGCGGCAAAATGGAATTGG